The following proteins are encoded in a genomic region of Primulina huaijiensis isolate GDHJ02 chromosome 3, ASM1229523v2, whole genome shotgun sequence:
- the LOC140973380 gene encoding calcium-transporting ATPase 12, plasma membrane-type-like, translated as MGSKFKYSSNVNYGGIASVLLHIRTHPLTKSQKKWRVACIAIHVLLSLVKRIDSKKRKSSSLFSNILAPPSPFPSSAHTVVEIQPVTTSFLDEAENSDGLISEIDYVKLTEIVRNKNLAELHDIYGDVEAIARLLESSRENGIQGNETDLVTRKRAFGSNTYQKPPPKGLIHFILEAFKDTTILILLTCAALSLAFGIREHGLREGWYEGGSIFLAVFLVVAVSASSNFRQERQFDKLSKISNDIRIDVVRDGRRQKVSIFDVVVGDVVFLTIGDQVPADGLFIDGHSFQVDESSMTGESDHVEVDSMHNPFLLSGSKVADGYSKMLVISVGMNTAWGEMMSSITRDSNEQTPLQERLNRLTSSIGKVGLSVACLVLSVMLIRYFTRNTEDVNGRREFHGSDRNLNDVFNTVLRIVSTAVTIVVVAIPEGLPLAVTLTLAYSMKRMMADQAMVRKLSACETMGSATVICTDKTGTLTLNQMKVTKFWIGYEEIKQEISRVISRDLIESFYQGVAFNTTGSIFKPKSGSLVIEYSGSPTEKALLSWAVQDWGMDIEKLKQDYTILHVETFSSVKKRSGVLLRNKYDNFCYAHWKGAAEMVLATCSNYYNITGEMKPISEDDRNKFENIIEGMAASSLRCIAFASKRMEPGECHSNADEKYTINERELTLLGIVGMKDPCRPGAGKAIQSCRNAGVNIKMITGDNLFTAKAIATECGILDSNQQVAIGEVIEGIEFRNYTPEERLLKVDNIKVMARSSPIDKLLMVQCLKQKGHVVAVTGDGTNDAPALKEADVGLSMGIQGTEVAKESSDIVILDDDFSTVATVLRWGRCVYNNIQKFIQFQLTVNAAALVINFIAAVSDGDVPLTTVQLLWVNLIMDTLGALALATERPTDELMLKPPVGRTEPLISNAMWRNLLAQALYQIVILLTLQFKGRSIFHVNEEVKNTLIFNIFVLCQVFNEFNSRKIEKKNVFTGIHKSRLFLGIIGITIILQIIMVEFLKNFADTVRLSFGQWGVCVGIASLTWPIGWIMKFVPVPKRPFFSHMKKMLSF; from the coding sequence ATGGGGAGCAAATTCAAATATTCATCGAATGTTAACTATGGTGGCATTGCATCAGTGCTGCTTCATATCAGGACTCATCCCCTCACGAAATCTCAAAAGAAATGGAGAGTTGCATGTATTGCCATCCATGTATTGCTATCTCTAGTGAAAAGGATTGATTCCAAGAAAAGAAAATCTAGTTCActgttttcaaatatattagCCCCTCCATCTCCCTTTCCCAGTTCTGCTCACACAGTTGTTGAAATTCAGCCGGTCACTACCAGTTTTCTTGATGAAGCTGAAAATAGTGATGGGCTGATCTCAGAAATTGACTATGTGAAGCTTACAGAAATTGTGAGGAACAAGAATTTAGCTGAGCTTCATGATATCTATGGGGATGTGGAAGCCATTGCCCGCTTGCTTGAATCCAGTAGAGAGAATGGGATCCAAGGAAATGAAACGGATCTCGTTACAAGAAAGAGGGCATTTGGTTCGAATACATACCAGAAGCCACCCCCAAAAGGGCTGATACATTTCATATTAGAAGCTTTTAAAGACACCACGATTCTGATTCTCCTTACTTGTGCTGCTCTTTCTCTGGCCTTTGGCATCAGAGAACATGGTCTGAGAGAGGGATGGTACGAGGGAGGAAGCATCTTTCTGGCGGTGTTCCTGGTGGTGGCAGTGTCTGCCTCCAGCAATTTCCGTCAAGAAAGGCAGTTTGACAAGCTCTCGAAGATCAGCAACGATATTAGGATCGATGTTGTGAGGGACGGAAGGCGGCAGAAAGTCTCCATTTTCGATGTAGTAGTTGGTGATGTCGTTTTCTTGACAATTGGTGATCAAGTTCCTGCTGATGGATTATTCATCGATGGGCATTCGTTTCAAGTAGACGAATCGAGCATGACAGGGGAGAGCGATCATGTTGAAGTAGATTCAATGCATAATCCTTTTTTGTTGTCCGGTTCAAAGGTGGCCGATGGATATTCAAAAATGCTAGTCATATCAGTTGGGATGAACACTGCCTGGGGCGAGATGATGAGCTCGATTACTCGAGATTCCAACGAGCAAACACCATTGCAAGAACGCCTGAACAGACTGACCTCTTCAATCGGAAAAGTAGGCCTTTCCGTGGCATGTTTAGTCCTTTCGGTAATGCTGATTCGTTATTTCACTAGAAACACGGAAGATGTAAATGGGAGACGAGAATTCCACGGGAGCGATAGGAACTTAAATGACGTTTTCAACACAGTTTTGAGAATAGTCTCTACTGCTGTGACCATTGTGGTTGTGGCTATTCCTGAAGGCCTCCCATTAGCTGTCACGTTAACTCTCGCGTATTCAATGAAACGGATGATGGCTGATCAGGCGATGGTGAGGAAGCTTTCGGCTTGCGAAACAATGGGCTCAGCAACAGTTATCTGCACGGACAAAACAGGCACTTTAACATTGAATCAAATGAAAGTGACCAAGTTTTGGATAGGTTACGAAGAAATCAAGCAAGAAATTTCTCGAGTTATTTCTCGAGATcttattgaatcattttatcaaggAGTTGCTTTCAACACCACAGGTAGCATATTTAAGCCTAAATCAGGATCTTTAGTAATTGAGTATTCTGGCAGTCCAACTGAGAAGGCATTACTTTCGTGGGCTGTCCAAGATTGGGGTATGGATATCGAAAAGCTGAAGCAAGATTACACTATTCTTCATGTTGAAACTTTCAGTTCAGTGAAAAAACGAAGCGGGGTCTTGCTCAGAAACAAATATGATAACTTCTGTTATGCACACTGGAAGGGTGCCGCAGAGATGGTACTAGCAACGTGCTCAAATTACTACAATATAACCGGAGAAATGAAGCCAATAAGCGAAGATGACAGAAACAAATTCGAAAATATCATAGAAGGAATGGCAGCTAGCAGTCTCCGATGCATTGCATTTGCGTCCAAGCGAATGGAACCTGGAGAATGTCATTCCAATGCAGATGAGAAGTATACTATTAATGAACGAGAGTTGACCTTACTTGGGATAGTTGGTATGAAGGATCCCTGCAGACCTGGTGCAGGAAAAGCCATTCAGTCCTGCAGAAATGCGGGTGTCAACATCAAGATGATCACCGGTGACAACCTTTTCACAGCCAAGGCCATAGCCACTGAATGTGGGATACTCGATTCAAATCAACAAGTTGCCATCGGAGAAGTCATTGAAGGCATCGAGTTCAGAAACTACACACCCGAAGAACGCTTGCTCAAGGTGGACAACATCAAAGTGATGGCTAGATCGTCCCCTATAGACAAACTTCTCATGGTTCAATGCCTAAAACAGAAAGGGCATGTCGTAGCAGTAACCGGTGACGGAACAAATGATGCACCAGCACTGAAGGAAGCAGATGTAGGCCTTTCAATGGGTATTCAAGGAACAGAGGTGGCTAAGGAGAGCTCGGATATTGTAATCCTAGACGACGACTTCTCCACTGTTGCCACAGTCTTGCGTTGGGGGAGATGCGTTTATAACAACATCCAGAAATTCATCCAATTCCAGCTCACGGTTAATGCTGCCGCCCTGGTCATCAATTTCATAGCCGCTGTTTCAGATGGAGATGTGCCACTCACAACCGTTCAGCTGCTGTGGGTAAACCTGATCATGGACACGTTAGGCGCACTCGCTCTTGCCACGGAACGGCCCACAGACGAACTTATGCTTAAACCTCCCGTGGGTCGAACCGAGCCCCTGATCTCTAACGCCATGTGGAGAAATCTTCTGGCACAGGCCCTATACCAGATAGTTATCCTCTTAACCTTACAGTTCAAGGGAAGGTCGATCTTCCACGTGAACGAAGAGGTAAAAAACACCCTCATTTTCAACATTTTTGTGCTTTGCCAGGTTTTCAACGAATTCAATTCCAGGAagattgaaaagaagaatgtgtTCACGGGGATACATAAGAGCAGATTGTTTCTTGGAATAATAGGAATAACTATCATTCTGCAGATTATTATGGTTGAGTTCTTGAAGAACTTTGCTGACACCGTGCGATTGAGTTTCGGGCAATGGGGTGTTTGTGTTGGGATTGCGTCTTTGACTTGGCCGATTGGTTGGATTATGAAGTTTGTGCCAGTTCCTAAGAGGCCTTTTTTCAGTCACATGAAAAAAATGCTTTCATTCTAG